One Nostoc sp. CENA543 genomic window, CAGCAGCATTATCGGATTCAGAATTAATTACATCCAATACAACTAACTCAACACCTGAAAACACATTAATTCAACCGCAACGAGAAAATCAGCCTTACATTTCCAGTTCACCAGAAATCACATCAAAAACACCAACAAATTCTGCACCTGAAACCACAGTTATTCAAGCACAAATAGAATATCAGCCATCAGTTTACAATTCATCAGAAATCACATCAACACCAACACATTCGGCAACGGAAACTACATTAATTCAGCCACAACCTGAGAAGTATCTATCAGTCGATAATTCAGTAGCATTATCGCAGTCAGAGGTAACTACACCCAATACAACTAACTCAACACCTGAAATGGATAATATTAAATCTGTAAACAAGAACGATGCGACAAAAATTATTCAAGCGAAAAATACAATAATTCCTGAGTTACCTCAAGCTATCGAAAATATCTCAATTCTCTCACCAATATCTCAACCATCGGCATTAATTATATCTAGGTTGATTGATAACAAATCACAAAATACAAAAAAATCTACAAACGTTGACTATAAATCAACATCCAAAATCCAAAGAAAACAAAATGAAGAAGTATCAGATTCTTGGTCTAGCATTGCTGACTTAGTAGATGGGATACCAGCTATTAATCATACTAAAAAAATAGTAATTCAACCTGAAATTGATAAAGAACAATGGCAAAAAGTTTTACCTAATAAAAATAAGCGATCGCCAAACCTTTATCAAACTATAAAACATCATCATCAATCCCCACCCAACATTAGTTTCTCATCTAAAAATAACTCTAGGAATGATTTAATACAGACATTCTCGAATCCTGCTGAATCACCAATGATACAAATGGTTAAGAATGACTCTGAACAACCAGAATCTAATAATAACTTAACTAAGGACGAAACCGAAAATATAGAAATACTTGCCCAAGAAATATACAAAATACTCCAACAACGTTTAGCAATAGAACGAGAACGCCGAGGTAATAATTATTCAGGACGATTACCTTGGTAAATTCAACAGTCAACAATTAACAGTCAACAATCATGAGTACCACCCTTTTAGTTAAAGCCAAATTAATTGCAACAGAACAAGCTGCACCCGATATTGAATTTATGTTCAATCCCACCCAGCTAGATTTTTCCCAACAAATCAACCTCACCAAAAGCAGTGGTGCGCGGACTGGACGAGGATTACCCAAAGTCAGCTTTGCCTATCCCGAACCTTGCATCCTGACTATTAACAACATTATCTTTGATACCTACGAAGCAGGTACAAGCGTCCTAACTCATCTGAAAAAATTTGAAAAAGCCGTCAACTTTGCAGAGGCTGGAACAGGTGTAGATAAACGTCCACCTATATATATATTTACTTGGGGTGATCAACAGTATATCCGTTGTTTTGTTCAGTCACTTAGCTATAGTTTGACGCTATTTTTACCAGATGGTACGCCTGTAAGAGCCAAAGTAAACCTGACACTAGAAGAAGTAGACGAATCAATTACACAACCAGGAATGGGCGCACCTGCTAGCGTCAATAGAGGCGGTGACAACAGAAGCAAGCGCAAGTAATTCGACTTTTGGTTAATAGCCTAGTGCCATTGATCCTCTTAGGCTATGGAAAACCCATTGTGCTTATCCTATGCCCGGAGTCAGTTACATCCCCGAACCCCTATTGCAAATTGATAATACTGATGCTTCAAAAGAATTAATTGAAGACATTTTGCAAATCTCTGTAGAAGAGAGTCTCCATCAACCAGGGATGTTTACCTTAGTCATTCGTAATGACTACTTTCCCGGAAAAACGACTGAAACTACCTGGAAACATCAAAGTTTATTTGCTATTGGCAAAAAAATCAAAATTGGCTTTGTTTCCAGCACCACAGAAAACGCAGAGTTTCAGGATGTAGAACAGGGTTATGTATTGGAAGGGGAAATCACTGCTATAGAAACTGAATTTACACCTGAATCACAAGCTCCGATTGTGATTCGGGGTTATGATATTTCTCACAGATTACATCGGGGACGTTATAACCGTTCTTTTCAAAACGTCACTGATAGTGATGTTGTCACCCAAATTGCAGGTGAAACAAGTATCACAACCGGCACAATAACTACCACAACTCCCGTTCATGAATACATCTTTCAAGAAAACCAAACTAACATGGAATTCTTGCGAGAAAGAGCCGCCCGCATAGGTTTTGAATTATACGTGCAGGATGGGAAACTCAACTTTCGTCAACCCACACAAAACCAGACTTTATCTCTGAAATGGCTCAAAGACATTCACAGTTTTCGTGTTCGTGTCACCAGTGCGGAACAGGTGAGTTCTGTAGAAGTGCGGGGTTGGGACTACTCTACAAAGAAATCAATTGTATCAACAGCCACAACAGAACAAGTAATTACCAGTACAGATAATGGTAAAGGTAGCCTCAGTAGCAAGAAATTTACCATTCAGCCCAAGATGATAGTTGTAGATCAACCTGTGTTTAGTACAGCTGAAGCGCAAAAAATCGCTCAAGCTTTGTGTAACGAACTGGGGGGAGAATTTGTCTATGCAGACGCGAAAGGAGAAGGTAATCCTTTAATTAGAACAGGAAAAGTCATCAAGCTGACAGAGATGGGGAATTACAGTGGCAGTTATTACGTTACAGAAACTCGTCACCTCTTCCAAAAGCGCAAATATACCACAGAATTTAGTGTGCGGGGATTACGTCCAGGAGACTTATTCGCTACATTAACCCCGCAGCAACACTTGCAACCAGGACAAACTCTGTTAGTGGGAATTGTCAGTAATAATAAAGATCCTAAAGGTTGGGGTAGAGTCAGAGTGAAATTTCCCACCTTGACTGAAGAACATGAAAGTAATTGGGCGAGAGTAGTAAGTGTAGGTGCTGGGCCAGGTAGGGGTTTTGATTGTTTACCAGAAGTTAATGATGAGGTTTTAGTAGCATTTGAACATGGTGATATTCATCGCCCCTATGTAATTGGTGGGGTGTGGAATGGTACAGATGCGCCACCAGAAAGCGTAAATGATACCATTGTCGATGGTAAAGTCCGCCTCCGCACCTTTAAAACTCGTGTTGGACATAAATTACAGTTTGTAGAAGAAGATAAAGGCACTAAAAAAGGCGTTTATTTACAGACAATAGGTGGTCATAATTTTCGTTTAAATGACAGTGATAAATTTGTAGAATTAGAGACAACTGGCGGACATAAATATCGTGCTGATGATAGTGATAAAACAATTAGTTTAAATTCTACTGGTGATATTGCAGTTAAGTCGGGAACTACTGGTACAACAAAGAAAATTAGTGTAAATGGCGGAGAAATAGCCCTAACTGCCACGCAAAAAATTAGCCTCACTGTTGGGGGTACTAGTATAGAATTAACTCCTAGTGGCATTACTATGAGAACCACTGGAACAGTGAGTATACAAGCTGGTAGCTCTATGAGTGTACAATCTGGTGGTTCTTTGAGCGTAACCTCTGGTGCGTCAATTAGTGCTTCTGCGGGTGCGTCAATTAGTGCTTCTGCGGGTGCGTCAGTTAGCATTAATGGCGCAGCCACAGTTGGCATTATGGGCGGTATAGTTAGGCTGAATTGTTAATAGTCAATAGTCAATAGTCAACAGTCATTAGTCATTAGTCATTAATACGTTGTCTTCCTTGTCTCCTAATCCCCAGTCCCCAATCCCTACCAGTCCCCAGTCTCCAATCCCCAGTCCCCAATCCCCAATCCCTAATTCCCTATGTTTCCAGCCGCACGACTTACTGATTTAACTGTTACCGGTGATCCAATTACTGCACCTGGTGTTCCTAATGTGTTGATTATGGGTTTACCCGCCGCTTGTGTTGGTGATTTGGTGGTGGGGCCTGTGATTACAGGTAATATTGTGATGGGTTCTTTGACTGTATTAATTGGTGGGCGACCAGCTGCTAGAATCACTTCTCAGGTAGCTGGTGTGAATACTGTAACTGGTATACCTTTAACTACTGTTGTAGGGATAGGTGCGCCGACTGTATTGATTGGTGGTTAAATTTAACAGGACTTACGCAAGTGTTACAATTGATAGCTGGTGCGTGATGCGATAATTCTCATGACTACGTTTAAATTCTGTCACAGCGTCACACACCCTACAAAAAAATATGCCAGTTGCGGAAGTCCTACTTAAAAGTCATTGACTGCGTAAGTTCAATTAATCATCAAATATAAGTCTTATATAAAACCTGATATTTATTTATGAGTAGAACTGAGCGCATTGCTAAGATTATTGCAAAACGCCAACCGTTGGCGAAAAAAATTACAGAGGTAGAAGAGAATTTAAATTCTATTTCCTATGCACTCCACTACTTAGAAGACTACCGCAATCAGTTATTAGCAACGGTTGAAGATATTAGTATTTCAGGAAAATTGCAAGCCATTGATTTTGCCAAAATCCAATTGAGTCTGGTAGCTGAGTTAGAAGCTTTAAGTAAGCTCAAAGCTCGCTTTTCGCGTAACACTCTTAACATTGGTGTGATTGGACGCGCTAGACAGGGAAAAAGCCGTCTATTACAAAGTTTAACGAAATTGACAGCAGCAGAAATTCCTGATGGGAGTGGTGAACACTGCACGGGAGTTCGCAGCACAATTTACCATAACCCAGCTTTTGAAACCTATGGAGAAGTAACTTTCCATACAGAACGGTCTTTCTTGGATGAAGTGATTGCTCCCTATTATGAACAATTGAAATTGGGTGCTAAACCAATTACATTAGGAGAATTTGCCACTCAACCATTGCCGTCTTTACCTAGTAACTTTGCTGGTGCAGAGGGGGGTGCAAAGTATGAACATCTGCGGGGATATCATAAAAATATTGATAAATATCGTCATCTGTTTCGAGAAATTTCACCACGGCGGATTTCTAGAGATGAAATTAGAGCTTATGTAGCACAAGATAATCTTGAAGGTGAACGTATTTATTTTAATTACGTAGCAGTTAAAGATGTAAAAATTGTTTGTAAATTCCCTAATGATGATGTGGGGCAAATTGCTCTAGTTGATTTACCAGGATTGGGCGATACAGGGATTGGTGATGAAGAAAGAATGGTCAAAACTATTGGTCAAGAAGTTGACGCAGTTCTCTTTGTCAGAATGCCAAAACCTTCTGGTGATTTTTGGGGAGATGTGGATGTCAAACTTTATGATACAGCTCGTTCAGCTTTAACTGATTTGCCGATTGAGCAGTGGTCTTTTATGGTTCTCAACCGCACAGATAGAGGTTCTAACTATGGAGATAATGCTTCTAACTGTGAACGATTGACACAGAGTATTACTGATAAACATATCAAACTTGTAGAATGTATAACGGCAAATTGTGCTGATCCTGATGAAGCCAATAATAAAGTTTTGGATCGTGTGGTTGATTATTTGGCTACTGAAATCACCTCTCTAGATAAAAAATATGCCTCTTCTTGTCAAGAACGACTTGAGCAACTCCAAAGTGCTATTGATGCTGAATTAGATAAAGCTAAAAATGCGTTAGGACAGCCGATACAGTCAGCCGAAACTAGTAGATTTGAAGTTCTATTTAAACAACTTTGGGAACAATTGACGACTGGTCTAGAGATTTTACTGAAAGAATTAAGTAAACAGATAGATAAGCATGATCGTGACTTTAAAGAGGCAGTTGAAGCTGCAATTAAAGCTTGTTATGAAGATACTAAATTACCGTCTTCAATAGAGGGAATTGAAGTTAGACGTAATGTGAGTAATTCTTATGAAACAGCTTATAATGAATATTTAAATGAAATTCGCGCCCATATTTCCAAACATTTTTTAACTTTAGATGAGGGGTTAAAAAATTCTTTGAACCGTGTTAAATCTCAGGTGGCGCAAGTATTGATAGAAAAAGGTAATTTAGGAGGGCTAACTGAGGTAAGAGGGGCTGATTTTGTTCAGGCGATCGCCAAACTATTACCTGATGACCTTATAGGCGATGGACAACCTTGCAGAATCAAATTCGGTTTCCAAATTCTAGCAGAATTCGAGTTATCTTACCGAGGCATGATTCAACACCGCATTCGTAAATGTCTGAATGATTTATCTCCTGATACAAAAACTCTCAAACTCCCACCAAATCCCAATGCTCAACAAGTAATGAGCAATCTCAAAGCACTACACGGGGAAGCAGTTTATCAATGCGAAACAGCCTTAGATGAATTACTGTGTGAGCCTTCCCAAGCGGGTTTTGCCATAGTGGAAGAGTTTCTTGATCGTGTGCTGCGTGCAGACGAAGTTGAAATAGAGTGGCGGATATTTTTGCGGGAAGAACGCGCTGCCATCTGGCCTGATGAATTTGAGTTACTGGGTGAACGTACTAGACTAAGAAGAGAGTGGTTAGAAGCAATAGAAAAAGTCGCGATCGCCAATCAATTAGACTCTATGAAATTTCTCAATTAATTCACTCAGGAAAATACAATGCCATCAGAATTGAAAATTACTATGCTAGGACATAGAGGTGTAGGTAAAACTAGTATTTTAACCGCTATGTATGAGCAGTTTGATACTACTATAGGTGAAGCAGGTCTGCAACTCACACCAGATTTAGAAAGCTCGGCTCTATTATCAAAACGTTTAGGTGAATTAAAAGCTCTATTAAATGATTTTGAAGCAACAGGAGGCTTAGAAGGAACTGAAGGGCATAAATCTTTTAAATTTGGTCTGGGAAAATTGGGAGGTAAACCCAATTTACAATTGAGTTTTCAAGATTTCCCTGGTGAATATCTGCAAAATAATTGTGAATTTGTCAGTAATGTAGTAAAAGAATGTGCAGCAGTTTTAATTGCTATTGACACACCGCCTCTCATGGAAGCAAACGGTAGATGGCATGATTTAATCAATAACCCTAAGCAAATTACTGATTTTTTTAAGATAGCATATGCTGACTTAGAAGAACCAAAACTTGTGCTGTTAGTACCAGTTCGCTGTGAAAAATACGTCCAAAATGAGCAAGATGCAAAAAAGCTAACAGAGCGCATAAAAGACAAATACAGTGGTTTATTACGCTTGTTTAACAGTGAAAATCTACTAACAAAGGTGGCTTGTGTGGTGACACCTGTGCAAACGGTGGGAACTGTATTTTTTTCTCAGATTAAAGAAATTGATGGTAAACCCAATTTTTATTTCCGCAAAATTGATCATCATGCTGAGTACAGTCCCCAAGATAGTGATCAGCCACTACGATATCTTTTACGCTTTGTACTCAAGCTTCATTTAGATACTAAGCGCGGCTGGTTTAATCGCATTCGGCGTTGGCTAGGTTGGGATGAATACTTAAAGGAAGCAGCTCGTAAATCTGCTGAAAAATGTAAGCATACTGGTGGATTTGAAATTTTGCAAGGTCTCGACTTACTGGATATTAAAAAATAGGAGTTGGACATGGAAATTTATGTTTACACTGCTGGTTTTGATCAACAGTACGGCTATTGTTGGCGAAGAATTACAGAGAATAATCAGGAAGAAATCAGTGAACCAGCATTAGTCAGCAAATTTAAAGAACTCCTAGAAACTGAATCTCCCTCTCTACTTTTAGCGCGTGATTATAACCAGTTAATTTTACTAGTCACGGGTATAAAAGCCAGTCAAAGGAAAGATTATCGTGGTCGGACTATTCGTAATTCCGTGGCTTGGATTTTTCCCTACTCTGAAGAAAATGAGCAGAAGTTACAAGAATTAGCGGCTCTTTCATTAAGAGGAGAATTAGATCATAAAATTGATGATGCCATCACACAAGATGATGAATATGGGTTTAAAGTTTCTTTTCAGGAAATAGTCGATATAATTAGTAGTTTAAATAAAAGAGATAGAATTAACACAGCAGAATCTAGTTATATGTTAGCTTACAATTCCCCAGCTAACAGAGATAAACTAGCAACTCTTTTGGAAACAAAAAGTTTGCCTCCTCAAGAAAAAAATGTAGACGTACTAATAGTAGTTACTGGTATTAAAGCAGAGGATACTTTAATCAAATATTTAGTCTGGCGAGGACTATCGAATTTGATTCAATATCAAAGTTTTACTGAATACAATCCACAAGTTACTAATATAGTTAAAAAAAACTCAGGCGGTTCAAGAAAACAAGAAAATAACAGTCAAACGTTAATTTTAATCTTTGCCGGTTTAGGCCTGATGGCAATATTCTTGTGGTTTTTTTTTAGGCTTTTTTCGCCAATTCAAGGTTTAAAAGTAGAATATCCCCCTACGGGTGCTATAGCTGCTATGAGTTTGGGAGGACAACATATTGTTAGTAATACCAATGGGAATTTACTTGTACAGAATCTGACAACTACAAACACTAGTAGTCCTCCTAGAGAAGTAAAACCAACTATTGAAGTCTCATCTCTTGCCGTCAACTCTGACGGTACAGTTATTATTGGTGGTGCTAATGATGGGCAAATATGGTTATGGCAATATGATAATGCTCAGAAGCAATTTCAAGGTAAACCTTTTCTCAAAAAGCATATTGGCAAAGTTTTATCAGTAGCCATTAGTCAAGATGGTAATACTATTGCTAGTAGCGGTGCTGATGGAATGGTGTTTATGTGGAATAGAAAAGGAGAAATTATAGATGAGAAAAAATTAAAATAAATCAAGTTGGTGTTGTAGCGATCGCACCCCCATTATACAGAGGCGATCGCATAATCATTACTTAGTCCGGCGCACGAAGGGTAATAAGTCTTGTAAAATTACCTCATGATAGTGTTCTTGCGGATAGTGACCGACGTTATTGAGTTTAATTACTTCCGCATCAGGTACAGACTTAGCAAAACTTTCGGCTATCTCTATCGGTAGCCAAGGGTCAATCATCCCCCATTGAATTAAAATTGGTTGTTGCCATTGTTGAAAACCAGAGGTAATCTCGCTCATGGCGGTTGGTAGTTGCAGATTACGAATCGTGGTTAATAGCGCGCGTCCCACGGCGGAAGTTTTTAAATAGGGTTTGCGGTACACATCTAAATCTGCATCTCCAATGCGATAGCGACTCCCACCTTCTAAGGTGCGGTCAACTAACAAAGGGTCTTGAGTCATCATATCACCCACAAAAGGCCAACCCATCTGTTGCAGTTTCCAGGGTAATTTTGCATCCAGAGAAATAGGTGTATTTAAAATAGCAATGTTAGCAATTTTTTCGGGATTTCTTAAAGCATATTGCAGACCGACAGAACCTAAAAAACCTTGCACAACTAGCGAAAAACGTTCTAGTTCTAATGCGTCAATAAACCCTGATAAAGCCTTGATGTAAGCATCAGGAGTGTAGGGAAACTCTTGTTTTTCCGGCTTGGCAGAAAATCCAGAACCAATCCAATCTGGTGCGATCGCTCTTGTACCTTGTCCGGCTAATCCTGGTAAAATATTACGCCAACTGTAACTTTGTGATGGGATTCCATGTAATAAGACTACAGGCAATAAATCAGTTTGACCAATTGGCGCAGATTCTCGATAAAACCACTCTAAAGAATCTACTGTTATTTTATTTTCTGTTATCGACACGCTATTTTCCTATCTGTTTTATATGGCAAATCTTACCATTTTGCTGGGTGTATGAAAGCAGAGGGTAGGAGGAGCGAATGTCTACATCATTGCAGATGCTGTAGTAGTGGACTGGCTAGGTTAACCAATTTTAGATTTTGGATTTTGGATTGCAACTCCAGACCCACTCTGCATCGGTATTCCTAGATTGTTGCCTCTTATGCGACAAGGATTTCATACACCGAACAAAACATGAACGTCGCAGGTGATTGGTCAGAACACTCCGCCGAGAAAATCGCCACTCTAGACTATCTCAAAGGCTGTACTTCTTAGTGAGTTAAGAATCTTTACCACAATCGCCTAATTGAGTAAGCATCAACGGAAAATTTTTTATAATCCTCCTGTAAAGGTTGTTTATACGTCAAAATTCAGGATAATACCCAAATACGCATGTAAAAAACAAGTTTTCCGTATCTTCAGACAGAAGTTCGTTGTAATGATTGATATGTACTGATGCCGCGTGTTAATCCAGAAAACCTTGATCTCATCTTCTTGGAAGAAACTGTTTGGGTTTTAGTTGGGGAGGTTGATTTACCAAGTTATGATTTTTCCCTTTCCCAGTTCTTTGCTTGTCGTCGTCCTTGGCTTCGACCTGAGCCAATTGCAGCGATCGGGCGATTTGGAGCAGCGACCAATTATGATGAGATTTATCACCAACTGGCAGCAGACGAAATCTTTCTGATTCACTCACCAGAACAGCATCTTCTTGCCAGCGAGTTGCCGCGTTGGTATCCTTTGCTAGAAGGGTTAACACCCAAGAGCCTTTGGTTTTCAGAGCCTCCTGATATCGCTATTGTTGAACAAGCGATTGGGCTACCGCTATTTCTCAAAGGTAGTCGTCAAACCAGTCGTCATCAAGCAGCACTTTCAATCATTCGTTCGGCTGAAGATTACTATCGAGCAATTCAGATTTACCAGGAAGACCCCATTTTGCGGTGGCAAGACCTCGTTTGTCGTGAGTTTGTCCAACTACGCCCCGTTCCATCAGAACCAACTGCAAAAATTCCTGCATCTTTTGAGTTTCGCTCGTTCTGGTGGCGAGGTCAGTGTGTGGGTGCAGGGCAATACTGGTCAACCTCATATCATTGGAACTCGGATGAGGAGAGAGCCGCCTTAGCGATCGCTCAAGCAGCAGCAATGCGGCTCAACTTACCATTTGTTGTAATTGACGTTGCCCAAACTATTACCGGAGAGTGGATTGTGATTGAATGCAATGATGCCCAAGAAAGCGGATATACTGCTATTTCTCCTTTTGCCCTGTGGCAAAATCTGATTAATGAGGAGCGAAAATTTTCAGAGTTGCACCGTGATGTATAGGAATCCAACTTGATTCTTGGGCATTGTATAAATGCGGGATGAACTGAGGCTTATTGTGCAACGCAGAATATTGATTCTTTTGTTAGCGGGGCGGGGCGTAGCCCGACAAAAATCATCCCACTAATCAGCAATGCTTTGATATGTAAACAATTAATTTTGCCAGCCGGGATCATGCTGGTTTTGGGTTCTCCGGTCTTGGTAAAACTGCTGTAGTTACTTAGATACAAGGGATTTCATGCACGCATTGACTATTCAGTGCAGTGTTTAGTCGCTGCTGAGTTGAGAAATAAATTCTGCCTTGTCTACCTTGTACCTTGATTTTAGATAAATATCTATGATATCGTTAGACCGTTATAATTAAACTACAGTTACTTGATAGACTAACAGTAGTTTATAAATACATAGTGTGCATCGAACGGGAATTAGCCCTTATGCCGAACGATTGGTATGAATGGCACGACCTCTATAACACTGAGCCAAAGTTGCAGCAGCGTCTAGAAATCGTGCGGGAATATATTGCTTATAGCTTGAATGCTTCCCCAGATGGAGCTATTCAGATAGTGAGTGTTTGCGCCGGTGATGGACGAGATTTACTAGGAACTTTACAAAATCACCCCCGCGCGAAGGATGTTTCTGCACGACTAGTTGAAATAAATTCAAATCTAGTTGAACGTGGACAAGCAACTATAGAATCTTTGGGTTTAACCAAGCAAATTGAGTTGATCAATGGTGATGCAACTCTTGCTACTAACTATGTAGGTGCAGTACCCGCAGATATCGTAATTGTGTGCGGCGTTTTCGGCAATCTGGCTGATGAAGGCGAACTCAATCGTTTACTAGATAACCTCAGTTTTCTCAGTAAACCAGGTGCGTTTGTCATCTGGACTCGCGGACACTCTAACGGTTTTCCCTACTCTGACAATGTACGGAAAATTTTGTCTGCATCTGGATTTGAAGAAGTTCAGTTTAAGCTAACTGCTACAGGAGATATGGGAGTAGGTCTTCATCGATACGTTGGTGAAAATTTACCTCAACCCAAAGAACAACAGTTATTTGTGTTTTCCGGCGTTCCTAGTAAAGCGAGGTAAAAATGTCTATTCAAAACACAATATCGAGTTGGGATGAACTTCTACAGACAGCTAGAAACCATACCTCTGCACGTCGAGTAAAAAGGCCAGGACAATCTCCTTCTACTGCACCCATACCTAGCAGTTTCGATAAACTTCCGCCAAATACAGAACCCCCAGTCCTGCTTTACCGAGATACTAATTCTTGGTGTCCTTTCTGTGAGCGAGTTTGGTTTGCGCTGGAAGAAAAGGAAATTCCTTTTGCTACAGAGTTTATTGATTTAAGTAATAAACCCAAATGGTACACTGACCTAGTTCCTACTACCCTTGTACCGGCTGCTAAAATTGAGGGAAATTTAGTATACGAATCTAAAGATATTCTCCTAGCTCTAGAAGCAAGGTTTCCCAGTCCTGCATTATTACCGGAAAATCCAGAGGAAAATGCTATTGCTAGGCGTTTGGTTGAAGAATCAGAAACCAATGGTTTTCGGAATCTCGCTTATAAATTCTTGAGAGAAGCACCTATAGATGCTGAAGAGCTAGCAAAATTACAAGCAGAATTTGAAGCTAAATTAGATGAACTTGAGCAAGCTTTATCTGAATATCCCGGCCCCTACTTTGTGAGTACCTTTAGCTTAGTAGATATTATGTATAGTCCCCATCTAGATAGATTGGCGGCTAATTTACCTGTGTATCGGGGATATCATCTCAAAGGAAATCCGCGCTTTCCTCGAATTAATGCTTGGTTTGACGCATTAAATCAACGTCCGGCTTATCATCGGGTGAAGTCGGATAATATTACCAACAATTTGCTGTTACGTCGTCGCTGGGGTGTGGAACCAATTGGAAATCCATTACCATTGGATGCAGTAGATAGCCAAAAAATTCAATATCGTGCCGAAGCTGCCGAAAGATTGAGCGATAATCGAGAAGTTGCGATCGCAGATATTATCAAAAATTCTGGAGTCCAAGCTTTAGCCGCAGATGGTGACTTTACCACAGTTAAAGAATCGGTTGATTTTCATCTCCGCCAACTAGCTGATTATCTCATTCATAGCAATGGCGAAACTTTACCGGGTGGTCGGACGGGTGGTAAAAATAGCATTGTTGATCCTATCTTCGCTGCTGTGGGGGCGATTACATTCGCATATCTGAGAAATCGCATCTGCGCGCCTCGTGATATGAGTGCTGGTGCAGCAACAGCGTTTCGAGCAGCGATAGATAAGTTATTGGCTTCTGTTTATTAAAGGCAGAAGGTAGGGGACAAGGGGGACAAGGTAGACAAGGTAGAATTTATTTCTCAACTCAGCACGGGCTAAACGCCGCGCTACCGCTAACAGCACTCACCACTCTCAAACACTGTTTGACGTAGTTCGGGAAAGACTTTAGAGACTTTATTTAGGAGGTAATCGCCGTAAGTGCCGCGAAACTCATGGACACTAGCTTTATCCCAGCGATCGCTTTGATCATCATTTACTACTGCACCCTTGAGTTCAATGGGTTTGACTTCAACGTTAAAGTTAGGATCAAAGAAGAAAGGAAATGATAGGCGATTAGTTGTTGATAAGTTCTGAACGCGGTGGGGTGTTGAACGATATAGTCCTTGAGTCATACGATCAAGCATATCCCCAATGTTACATACGAATGAACCAGGTATAGGAGGTGCATCTATCCAACCAGACTTTGATTTGATTTGTAATCCACCAATGTTATCTTGTTTGAGTATAGTTAATACTCCATAATCTGTATGCTCCCCAACTCCCCATGCGGATTGAGATGATGAATTAGGGGGATAATTAAAAATCCGAAATAATATCAGGGGATCTTTGGTATAACGCTCTGTAAAGTATGACTTGTCTAAACCCAAACTCAGAGCAATACCAGCCATG contains:
- a CDS encoding VgrG-related protein; this translates as MPGVSYIPEPLLQIDNTDASKELIEDILQISVEESLHQPGMFTLVIRNDYFPGKTTETTWKHQSLFAIGKKIKIGFVSSTTENAEFQDVEQGYVLEGEITAIETEFTPESQAPIVIRGYDISHRLHRGRYNRSFQNVTDSDVVTQIAGETSITTGTITTTTPVHEYIFQENQTNMEFLRERAARIGFELYVQDGKLNFRQPTQNQTLSLKWLKDIHSFRVRVTSAEQVSSVEVRGWDYSTKKSIVSTATTEQVITSTDNGKGSLSSKKFTIQPKMIVVDQPVFSTAEAQKIAQALCNELGGEFVYADAKGEGNPLIRTGKVIKLTEMGNYSGSYYVTETRHLFQKRKYTTEFSVRGLRPGDLFATLTPQQHLQPGQTLLVGIVSNNKDPKGWGRVRVKFPTLTEEHESNWARVVSVGAGPGRGFDCLPEVNDEVLVAFEHGDIHRPYVIGGVWNGTDAPPESVNDTIVDGKVRLRTFKTRVGHKLQFVEEDKGTKKGVYLQTIGGHNFRLNDSDKFVELETTGGHKYRADDSDKTISLNSTGDIAVKSGTTGTTKKISVNGGEIALTATQKISLTVGGTSIELTPSGITMRTTGTVSIQAGSSMSVQSGGSLSVTSGASISASAGASISASAGASVSINGAATVGIMGGIVRLNC
- a CDS encoding PAAR domain-containing protein, which produces MFPAARLTDLTVTGDPITAPGVPNVLIMGLPAACVGDLVVGPVITGNIVMGSLTVLIGGRPAARITSQVAGVNTVTGIPLTTVVGIGAPTVLIGG
- a CDS encoding WD40 repeat domain-containing protein, producing MEIYVYTAGFDQQYGYCWRRITENNQEEISEPALVSKFKELLETESPSLLLARDYNQLILLVTGIKASQRKDYRGRTIRNSVAWIFPYSEENEQKLQELAALSLRGELDHKIDDAITQDDEYGFKVSFQEIVDIISSLNKRDRINTAESSYMLAYNSPANRDKLATLLETKSLPPQEKNVDVLIVVTGIKAEDTLIKYLVWRGLSNLIQYQSFTEYNPQVTNIVKKNSGGSRKQENNSQTLILIFAGLGLMAIFLWFFFRLFSPIQGLKVEYPPTGAIAAMSLGGQHIVSNTNGNLLVQNLTTTNTSSPPREVKPTIEVSSLAVNSDGTVIIGGANDGQIWLWQYDNAQKQFQGKPFLKKHIGKVLSVAISQDGNTIASSGADGMVFMWNRKGEIIDEKKLK
- a CDS encoding alpha/beta fold hydrolase — encoded protein: MSITENKITVDSLEWFYRESAPIGQTDLLPVVLLHGIPSQSYSWRNILPGLAGQGTRAIAPDWIGSGFSAKPEKQEFPYTPDAYIKALSGFIDALELERFSLVVQGFLGSVGLQYALRNPEKIANIAILNTPISLDAKLPWKLQQMGWPFVGDMMTQDPLLVDRTLEGGSRYRIGDADLDVYRKPYLKTSAVGRALLTTIRNLQLPTAMSEITSGFQQWQQPILIQWGMIDPWLPIEIAESFAKSVPDAEVIKLNNVGHYPQEHYHEVILQDLLPFVRRTK
- a CDS encoding ATP-grasp domain-containing protein; the protein is MPRVNPENLDLIFLEETVWVLVGEVDLPSYDFSLSQFFACRRPWLRPEPIAAIGRFGAATNYDEIYHQLAADEIFLIHSPEQHLLASELPRWYPLLEGLTPKSLWFSEPPDIAIVEQAIGLPLFLKGSRQTSRHQAALSIIRSAEDYYRAIQIYQEDPILRWQDLVCREFVQLRPVPSEPTAKIPASFEFRSFWWRGQCVGAGQYWSTSYHWNSDEERAALAIAQAAAMRLNLPFVVIDVAQTITGEWIVIECNDAQESGYTAISPFALWQNLINEERKFSELHRDV
- a CDS encoding class I SAM-dependent methyltransferase family protein, which encodes MPNDWYEWHDLYNTEPKLQQRLEIVREYIAYSLNASPDGAIQIVSVCAGDGRDLLGTLQNHPRAKDVSARLVEINSNLVERGQATIESLGLTKQIELINGDATLATNYVGAVPADIVIVCGVFGNLADEGELNRLLDNLSFLSKPGAFVIWTRGHSNGFPYSDNVRKILSASGFEEVQFKLTATGDMGVGLHRYVGENLPQPKEQQLFVFSGVPSKAR